A genome region from Dolichospermum compactum NIES-806 includes the following:
- a CDS encoding ATP-binding protein, whose protein sequence is MDHLPMLTANTTSYTAVQLLQRQAASLLLYQSVLEGDVGRAFLNLLQTIRYTDADGRDCLQAYGSYFQALANSQQTWEEYLIGQILTADNPFSKLAQRQELRQLPSALVVAVQHDLQILQSLYECNSAVLSEWVQMAAHLPISPVVWYREPETLGGETGLMASISLLANWGDAVTDLAAYYQQYGTGLFAQYRAFRWQSGQLVGITCPDGVKLSTLVGYEWQKDALVKNTEFLLSGETALHVLLYGSRGSGKSSLVKSLLNEYSHRNLRLIEVSKSELPDLPKIVELLRGVPQKFIIFVDDLSFEEDDDSFKAMKVVLEGNVTARPENVVVYATSNRRHLIREYFTDRPAPKDNNEVHGWDTMQEKLSFSDRFGLTLTFAAADQKTYLQIVQHLAANINISPEDLEYKALQWATRHNGRSGRTARQFIDFLKADLAVFGENVRNNDVNYQ, encoded by the coding sequence ATGGATCATCTACCAATGCTGACGGCAAATACGACATCTTATACAGCGGTTCAACTTCTACAACGCCAAGCAGCCTCTCTTTTACTGTACCAATCTGTCCTAGAGGGCGACGTAGGCAGAGCGTTTCTGAATTTATTACAAACTATCCGTTATACTGATGCAGATGGGCGAGATTGCCTCCAGGCTTATGGTAGTTATTTCCAAGCTTTAGCCAACAGTCAGCAAACCTGGGAAGAATATCTAATTGGGCAAATTCTCACTGCGGATAATCCTTTTAGCAAATTGGCACAACGGCAGGAGTTGAGGCAATTACCCTCAGCTTTAGTAGTGGCTGTGCAACATGATTTGCAAATATTACAAAGTTTATATGAATGTAATAGTGCGGTTTTGAGCGAGTGGGTACAAATGGCGGCGCATTTACCTATTTCTCCTGTGGTTTGGTATCGGGAACCGGAAACCCTAGGAGGAGAAACGGGTTTAATGGCATCTATTTCCCTGTTGGCAAATTGGGGTGATGCGGTGACAGATTTAGCCGCTTATTATCAGCAATATGGAACTGGTTTATTTGCCCAATATAGGGCTTTCCGTTGGCAAAGTGGGCAGTTAGTTGGTATTACTTGTCCTGATGGGGTAAAATTGTCTACATTGGTGGGTTACGAGTGGCAAAAAGATGCTTTAGTGAAAAACACAGAGTTTTTATTGTCAGGCGAAACTGCATTGCACGTATTACTGTATGGTAGTCGTGGTTCAGGTAAGTCTTCTTTGGTTAAATCTTTATTAAATGAATATAGTCATAGAAATTTGCGCTTAATAGAAGTGTCTAAGTCAGAATTGCCAGATTTACCGAAAATTGTCGAATTATTGCGAGGTGTTCCCCAGAAATTTATTATTTTTGTAGATGATCTTTCCTTTGAAGAAGATGATGATAGTTTCAAAGCCATGAAAGTAGTTTTAGAGGGGAATGTAACTGCTAGACCGGAAAATGTAGTTGTATATGCTACGTCTAACCGTCGCCATTTAATCCGGGAATATTTTACTGATAGACCAGCCCCCAAGGATAACAATGAAGTTCATGGTTGGGATACAATGCAAGAAAAGTTGTCTTTTAGCGATCGCTTTGGTCTAACATTAACTTTTGCAGCCGCAGATCAAAAAACCTATTTACAAATAGTCCAGCACCTAGCAGCAAATATCAATATTTCTCCCGAAGATTTAGAATACAAAGCTTTACAATGGGCAACCCGTCATAATGGCCGTTCTGGCAGAACCGCAAGGCAGTTTATTGACTTTTTAAAGGCAGATTTAGCTGTATTTGGTGAAAATGTGAGGAATAATGACGTTAATTACCAATAA
- a CDS encoding tellurite resistance TerB C-terminal domain-containing protein, giving the protein MTLITNNSNNLATIKPSKMQPTIVSHRVVLGITAFSISFGLSLVPSWDISRAFFTGIITVLATYAAAFLVDKRRRNDELKMIGSLQRRIRDIEGLKSRILKEIHQLEEYRNLLYAETQHLENQIGDCRSQRDSLHRDIGTFAAQKKQIEAEIYNLKNEFAHLENSNIELNNSCNDLIAEKRRLELNCYASRAEINQIQPQIDTIKQQKKELENDVILLERLKPQLEEKLYELRIEIQNKELEITKQNNLLVEIGITRNNLENTLKSLQNKTLEQKMEVNQLQNQISVLQDERDLLQNQVWELLQQVETTNPSTLPDNEENNLDLFPFDELLEPLDPIKGKHDHTENLPAKWNNFFNHLPGYEIQVLKAILEQDNAKATIKEIAEANITMPNLLIDAINEIASNTIGELIIETNTEVPEIVEEHLLNVKTMITKYSEISYSRIQE; this is encoded by the coding sequence ATGACGTTAATTACCAATAATTCTAACAACTTGGCTACCATAAAACCTAGTAAGATGCAACCAACAATAGTTAGTCATCGAGTCGTACTAGGAATAACCGCATTTAGTATCAGTTTTGGGTTAAGTCTTGTTCCTAGTTGGGATATTTCTAGAGCCTTTTTTACGGGAATAATTACAGTATTAGCCACTTATGCAGCCGCATTTCTTGTTGATAAACGGCGGAGAAATGATGAGTTGAAGATGATTGGTTCTCTCCAAAGACGGATTCGAGATATAGAAGGGTTAAAATCGCGTATTCTCAAAGAAATACACCAATTAGAAGAATATAGAAATTTATTGTATGCAGAAACTCAGCATTTAGAAAACCAAATTGGAGATTGTCGTAGTCAAAGAGATAGTTTACATCGAGATATCGGGACATTTGCGGCTCAAAAAAAGCAAATTGAAGCCGAAATTTATAATCTTAAAAATGAATTTGCACATTTAGAGAATAGTAATATAGAGCTAAATAATAGTTGCAATGATTTGATTGCAGAAAAGCGAAGATTAGAACTAAATTGTTACGCCTCCCGTGCTGAAATTAACCAAATTCAACCTCAAATTGATACAATCAAACAGCAGAAAAAAGAATTAGAAAATGATGTAATTTTGTTAGAAAGACTTAAACCACAACTAGAAGAAAAGCTTTATGAACTACGAATAGAAATTCAAAATAAAGAACTGGAAATTACTAAACAAAATAATCTACTAGTAGAAATAGGTATAACTAGAAATAATCTGGAAAATACGCTCAAATCATTACAGAATAAGACATTAGAGCAAAAAATGGAAGTTAATCAACTACAAAATCAAATTTCTGTCTTACAAGATGAACGGGATTTATTACAAAATCAAGTTTGGGAATTACTTCAACAAGTGGAAACAACCAATCCCTCAACATTGCCCGATAATGAAGAAAATAATTTAGATTTATTTCCTTTTGATGAATTATTAGAACCATTAGATCCAATAAAGGGGAAACATGATCACACCGAAAATTTACCAGCGAAATGGAATAATTTTTTCAACCATCTCCCCGGTTATGAAATTCAGGTTTTGAAAGCCATACTGGAACAAGACAACGCCAAAGCTACTATTAAAGAAATTGCTGAAGCTAATATTACTATGCCCAATCTTTTGATTGATGCTATTAATGAAATAGCTAGTAATACGATTGGTGAATTAATTATTGAAACCAATACTGAAGTTCCTGAAATTGTTGAAGAACATTTATTAAATGTGAAAACAATGATTACTAAATATTCAGAAATCAGTTACAGCAGAATTCAGGAGTAA
- a CDS encoding Rieske (2Fe-2S) protein — protein MAWTQVLAANALAAGAREVVKVGDRKILLLNHENQIYAVDDTCPHLKMSLKKGKIEDGAIVCPFHRSAFDLGNGEVKTWCPFPPVVGKLLSMVSSQKTLPTYPIKVEAGNILIDV, from the coding sequence ATGGCTTGGACTCAAGTTTTAGCTGCTAATGCACTGGCTGCTGGTGCGCGGGAAGTAGTCAAAGTGGGCGATCGTAAGATATTACTCTTAAACCACGAAAATCAGATTTATGCTGTAGATGATACCTGCCCTCACTTGAAAATGTCTTTGAAAAAAGGAAAAATTGAAGATGGGGCGATAGTTTGTCCCTTCCACCGCAGTGCATTTGACTTGGGTAATGGAGAAGTAAAAACTTGGTGTCCCTTCCCACCCGTAGTTGGTAAATTACTGTCAATGGTTTCCTCGCAAAAAACCTTACCAACCTATCCTATTAAAGTGGAAGCAGGCAACATTTTAATTGATGTCTAA
- a CDS encoding bile acid:sodium symporter family protein: MHPKLIMEASLLTKVMLPIALAIIMLGMGLSLAPEDFQRVRKYPKAVSIGLISQLIFLPIIGFVITKVVPMQPTMAMGLMIVALCPGGASSNIFTFLAQGDTALSVTLTAFSSVITVFTIPLLGNLAYQHYIGETAAITLPIGATIGQIFLMTLLPIGLGMGMGQLFPEVSRRLEKLTNRLAVGLLALIILMLIIREWNSIPEFILQVGVAVVLLNVISILAGFYISKVFKLNPPQQICIAIEVGIQNGTLAIAITAGLLNNPDMAVPAAVYSLFMYVTGFIAISYGKKLATTNSV, encoded by the coding sequence ATTCATCCAAAATTGATTATGGAAGCAAGCTTATTGACTAAAGTTATGTTACCAATAGCTTTGGCGATTATTATGCTGGGAATGGGTTTATCTCTTGCACCCGAAGATTTCCAACGGGTAAGGAAATATCCGAAAGCCGTCTCAATTGGCTTAATCAGTCAGTTAATTTTTTTACCTATTATTGGTTTTGTCATTACTAAAGTTGTCCCCATGCAACCGACAATGGCAATGGGGTTAATGATAGTGGCACTTTGCCCAGGTGGAGCATCCTCGAATATATTTACATTCCTCGCTCAAGGTGATACTGCACTTTCAGTCACACTGACTGCTTTTAGTAGTGTAATTACAGTATTTACAATTCCCCTGTTGGGAAACCTTGCATACCAGCACTACATTGGCGAAACTGCGGCGATTACCCTACCGATTGGGGCAACAATAGGACAAATTTTTCTGATGACGCTTTTGCCTATCGGATTGGGAATGGGAATGGGGCAGCTATTTCCCGAAGTTTCCCGTCGTTTAGAAAAACTGACTAACCGCCTCGCAGTTGGGTTGCTGGCACTAATTATACTCATGCTCATCATTCGTGAGTGGAACAGTATCCCCGAATTTATTCTCCAAGTTGGAGTTGCGGTTGTGCTGTTAAATGTAATCTCAATCTTGGCGGGATTTTATATTAGCAAGGTGTTTAAACTCAATCCTCCTCAACAAATCTGCATTGCCATCGAGGTTGGTATTCAGAATGGCACATTAGCGATCGCAATTACGGCTGGACTACTCAACAATCCTGATATGGCAGTACCGGCTGCAGTTTACAGTTTGTTTATGTATGTAACCGGCTTTATTGCTATTAGTTACGGTAAAAAATTGGCTACAACCAACTCTGTTTAA
- a CDS encoding tellurite resistance TerB family protein codes for MKKYDYIFKSKEKIKESLNEQEAVAAIAVITTIVDSGVEDIDAESLADILWEFEIFDEYSEEEMLETVDRLVEIAGEVGLGSLFNAANAAISGEAVLDGFAAGVIMLLDAENLIIPANKKVFLKQLQIALELDDAEAEEIIKEIIASIEAGDEEEYLEEEYEAVIFNEAGEQFYQSPLGNFIVPIPLNSEQGGKLQTEEGMVSFSDDTGTLLRIDYYPLSLEEIDDLESQEDEVYLHGVLVNKYVPQAIISHVPRAEVKHKEYWQDTLESYYYVLVNMPQGSTISKQETNGNNGIRLDAYRGLLSFVNNECLYIVSSQRSFLNGEVPGSVKEEAKKMKKAILDFVNSIEFA; via the coding sequence ATGAAAAAGTATGATTATATTTTCAAGTCCAAAGAAAAAATCAAAGAATCATTGAATGAACAAGAAGCGGTAGCGGCAATTGCTGTGATTACCACCATAGTTGATTCTGGTGTTGAAGATATAGATGCAGAAAGTTTAGCTGATATTCTCTGGGAGTTTGAAATATTTGATGAATACTCAGAGGAAGAAATGCTAGAAACGGTGGATAGACTCGTAGAAATTGCTGGAGAGGTGGGATTAGGTTCTTTATTTAATGCTGCTAATGCGGCAATTTCTGGTGAGGCAGTTTTAGATGGTTTTGCGGCTGGAGTGATTATGCTTTTAGATGCGGAAAATTTAATTATTCCGGCAAATAAAAAGGTCTTTCTGAAACAATTACAAATAGCTTTAGAACTGGATGATGCAGAAGCAGAAGAAATTATCAAAGAGATAATTGCTTCAATAGAAGCTGGGGATGAGGAAGAATATCTCGAAGAAGAATATGAAGCGGTCATTTTCAATGAGGCTGGTGAACAATTTTATCAATCACCTTTGGGTAACTTTATAGTTCCTATTCCTTTAAATTCTGAACAGGGAGGAAAACTGCAAACTGAGGAAGGAATGGTGAGTTTTTCGGACGATACTGGTACTTTACTCAGAATTGATTATTATCCTCTCTCTCTAGAGGAAATTGATGATCTAGAATCCCAAGAAGATGAAGTATATCTGCATGGAGTTTTGGTGAATAAATATGTCCCTCAAGCAATTATTTCTCATGTGCCTAGGGCGGAAGTGAAACATAAAGAATATTGGCAAGATACTTTAGAAAGTTATTACTATGTATTAGTAAATATGCCTCAAGGTTCAACTATATCCAAGCAAGAAACTAATGGCAATAATGGCATCAGATTAGATGCCTATAGAGGATTGTTGTCTTTTGTCAATAATGAATGTTTGTATATAGTTAGTAGTCAACGCAGCTTTTTAAATGGTGAAGTACCTGGTTCTGTGAAGGAAGAGGCGAAGAAAATGAAAAAAGCTATTTTAGATTTTGTCAACTCGATTGAGTTTGCCTAA
- a CDS encoding dolichyl-phosphate-mannose--protein mannosyltransferase produces MKKTWFRLGIIGIFILSLTLRFWELSRFNTLVFDEVYFAKFGNNYLTQTPFFNAHPPLSQYLIGLGIWMSQYIPIGRDTVNSLTDSLLSPWNYRWVNALTGSLIPVIVTLLTYQFSYRHRFALLAGFFTACDGLFLVESRYALSNVYIVIFGLLGQWLLLLALDKQKQNRWLWLVLSGISFGASIGTKWNGLWFLTGAYGVWIAAWIIRWLQYEDHTSRSPLFSYLRFFNSANNSPTDTIKLPLQNLTKINIWQMGCYLGIIPVIIYSLIWIPHLQLDKRYGFIEVHKQILHFHLQLGGNSPSVHPYCAAWYKWPLLTRPMAYYYQTAQSIKDSLPVFGPPLPDGAGKVIYDVHAMGNPFLWWFGLAAMIFFIGMVIIKITMPAIEKKRLFIPKNLSIDTWIGLFLVINYGANLLPWVEVTRCVFIYHYMSAVVFTFIAIAWVVDQCLLSYYRQIRAVGVTITFIIVAAFIFWMPIYLGLPISPDGYRMRMWFSSWI; encoded by the coding sequence ATGAAAAAAACTTGGTTTCGATTAGGCATAATAGGCATATTTATACTTTCTTTGACCTTACGTTTTTGGGAACTAAGCCGATTTAATACTTTAGTATTTGATGAAGTTTATTTTGCCAAATTTGGTAACAACTATCTGACTCAGACACCATTTTTTAATGCTCATCCACCATTAAGTCAATATCTAATTGGTTTGGGGATTTGGATGAGTCAATACATTCCTATTGGTCGAGATACTGTCAATAGTCTCACAGATTCTTTATTATCCCCTTGGAATTATCGGTGGGTAAATGCGCTCACTGGTTCGTTAATTCCCGTAATCGTGACTTTATTAACTTATCAATTTAGTTATCGTCATCGGTTTGCTTTATTAGCAGGATTTTTTACAGCTTGTGATGGATTATTTTTAGTAGAATCTCGTTATGCTTTAAGTAATGTCTATATAGTCATCTTTGGTTTACTCGGACAATGGTTATTATTATTGGCATTAGATAAGCAAAAACAAAACCGCTGGTTATGGTTAGTTCTCTCTGGGATTAGTTTTGGTGCTTCTATTGGCACAAAATGGAATGGTTTATGGTTTTTAACTGGCGCTTATGGTGTATGGATAGCAGCCTGGATAATTCGCTGGTTGCAATATGAAGATCATACATCTCGCAGTCCATTATTTTCTTATTTACGGTTTTTTAATTCTGCCAATAATTCCCCAACTGATACTATAAAATTACCCTTGCAAAATCTGACAAAAATAAATATTTGGCAAATGGGTTGCTATTTAGGAATTATTCCCGTAATTATTTATAGTCTGATTTGGATTCCTCACCTCCAACTAGATAAAAGATATGGATTTATTGAAGTTCATAAACAAATTTTGCACTTTCATCTACAATTAGGTGGTAATAGTCCTAGCGTTCATCCTTATTGCGCTGCATGGTATAAATGGCCATTGTTAACTCGACCAATGGCTTATTATTATCAAACTGCTCAAAGTATCAAAGATTCCTTACCTGTATTCGGACCTCCCTTACCTGATGGTGCTGGTAAAGTAATTTATGATGTTCATGCTATGGGGAATCCTTTTTTATGGTGGTTTGGTTTAGCTGCGATGATCTTTTTCATTGGGATGGTGATCATCAAAATTACGATGCCGGCAATCGAAAAAAAACGGTTATTTATCCCTAAAAATCTCAGCATTGATACTTGGATTGGCTTATTTTTAGTCATAAATTATGGAGCTAATTTACTCCCTTGGGTAGAGGTAACAAGGTGTGTTTTTATCTATCATTATATGTCCGCGGTTGTGTTTACATTTATAGCGATCGCTTGGGTTGTTGATCAATGTCTGCTGAGTTATTATCGGCAAATTCGGGCCGTAGGTGTGACTATAACTTTTATCATTGTCGCTGCTTTCATTTTTTGGATGCCTATTTATCTAGGTTTACCTATATCTCCTGATGGTTATAGAATGCGGATGTGGTTTAGTTCTTGGATTTGA
- a CDS encoding sensor histidine kinase — MDINVKQQYINITSLKEAPIHLVSEIQPHGILLVLQEPDLQILQVSQNTFSTFGISPENMLQQELEDLLDPYQIQKIKFWLSEENLDFINPTKIWIKKQGDEYTIFDATFYRNSEGFLILELEPTASQENIPFLSFYHLAKSSINRLEKSKSLHDFGQIIVQEIRKMTGFDRVMLYRFCDDGHGSVIAEEKTDTLESYLGLHYPESDIPQPARQLFLENSIRVIPDTNVQSAAELVPRINPVSGKPIDLTNSILRSAAPCHLEYLHNMGVAASLTISLIKDHKLWGLVACHHQSPKYVSYELRKACEFLGRIIFSEISGKEETEDYDYQLNLNHIQSLLVEYMSQEPNFIDGLVKNQINLLNLTNAEGVAIYFGGKYTLIGNTPQEEELNFLGEWLRNNGEDEVFCTDSLPQIYPDAISFKNVASGLLAIPISGKNYILWFRPEMIQTVNWGGNPHQAFSVDESEGNVRLCPRKSFDLWKEIVQLTSLPWQNIEIKGALELRKSIINIILRQADELAQLAEDLQRSNAELRKFAYVASHDLQEPLNQVANYVQLLQMRYEAELDADAKEFIGYVVEGVILMQTLIDDVLVYSNVDTLGITFQVTAVETALNRTLKNLRQRIVETGAIITHDPLPAVMADETQLIQLFLNLIGNAIKFRSSQSPRIHISAKRLEDEWLFSVQDNGIGLDPQFSDRIFTIFQRLHTRDKYPGTGIGLAICKKIIECHRGRIWVESQLGRGATFYFTIPISSCNYERQHGRNTQNHLFSGGQ, encoded by the coding sequence ATGGATATAAATGTCAAGCAGCAGTATATTAATATCACCAGCTTAAAAGAAGCACCAATACATTTGGTTAGTGAAATTCAGCCCCATGGAATTTTGTTGGTCTTACAAGAGCCAGATTTACAAATATTACAAGTTAGTCAAAATACTTTCAGCACTTTTGGCATATCTCCAGAAAATATGCTGCAACAGGAGTTGGAAGATTTACTAGATCCTTACCAAATCCAGAAAATTAAATTTTGGTTATCAGAAGAAAATCTCGATTTTATTAATCCTACAAAAATTTGGATTAAGAAACAAGGGGATGAATATACAATATTTGATGCCACTTTCTATCGTAACTCTGAAGGGTTTCTAATCTTAGAATTAGAACCTACTGCATCTCAAGAAAATATTCCTTTCTTAAGTTTTTATCATTTGGCTAAATCCTCAATTAATCGGTTAGAAAAAAGTAAAAGTCTCCATGATTTTGGTCAAATTATTGTGCAGGAAATCCGCAAAATGACCGGATTTGACAGAGTGATGTTATATAGATTCTGTGATGATGGACATGGTTCTGTAATTGCTGAAGAAAAAACAGATACTTTAGAGTCTTATTTAGGATTACATTATCCAGAATCAGATATTCCTCAGCCAGCACGACAATTATTTCTAGAAAATTCTATTAGAGTTATTCCCGATACAAATGTTCAATCAGCAGCGGAACTTGTTCCTAGAATTAACCCAGTTAGCGGCAAACCCATTGATTTAACCAATTCAATTCTCAGAAGTGCTGCACCATGTCATCTAGAATATTTACATAATATGGGCGTGGCTGCATCTTTGACAATTTCCTTAATTAAGGATCATAAACTTTGGGGTTTAGTTGCTTGTCATCATCAATCACCCAAATATGTTTCCTATGAATTACGAAAAGCTTGTGAATTTTTAGGAAGAATCATATTTTCAGAAATTTCTGGCAAAGAAGAAACTGAAGATTACGACTATCAGCTAAATTTAAACCATATTCAATCACTATTGGTTGAATATATGTCTCAAGAACCGAACTTTATTGATGGTTTAGTCAAAAATCAAATAAATCTGCTCAATCTAACTAATGCTGAAGGTGTAGCCATCTATTTTGGTGGGAAATATACTCTGATTGGTAATACTCCTCAAGAAGAAGAATTGAATTTTTTAGGAGAATGGCTGAGAAACAATGGAGAAGACGAGGTATTTTGCACGGATTCTTTACCGCAAATATATCCAGACGCGATTAGCTTTAAAAATGTGGCGAGTGGTTTATTAGCTATCCCCATTTCTGGGAAAAATTATATATTATGGTTTCGACCAGAAATGATTCAAACTGTCAATTGGGGTGGAAATCCCCATCAGGCTTTTTCAGTTGATGAATCTGAAGGAAATGTCCGTTTGTGTCCCCGTAAATCATTTGACTTATGGAAAGAAATAGTTCAATTAACATCTTTACCTTGGCAAAATATAGAAATTAAAGGTGCATTAGAATTACGAAAATCCATCATCAATATTATCCTCCGTCAAGCTGATGAATTAGCCCAATTAGCGGAAGATCTACAACGTTCTAATGCAGAATTGAGAAAATTTGCCTATGTCGCTTCCCATGATTTGCAAGAACCATTAAATCAAGTAGCCAATTATGTGCAACTTTTGCAAATGCGCTATGAAGCAGAACTAGACGCAGATGCAAAAGAGTTTATTGGTTATGTTGTCGAGGGTGTAATTTTAATGCAGACGTTAATTGATGACGTACTCGTATACTCCAACGTAGATACATTAGGAATTACTTTTCAAGTCACCGCAGTCGAAACAGCTTTAAATCGGACTTTGAAAAATTTACGTCAACGCATTGTGGAAACCGGCGCAATTATTACCCATGATCCCTTACCCGCAGTTATGGCTGATGAAACACAGTTAATCCAGCTATTTTTGAACCTCATTGGTAACGCTATTAAGTTCCGCAGTAGTCAATCACCAAGGATTCATATTAGTGCCAAAAGATTGGAAGATGAATGGTTATTTTCAGTTCAAGATAACGGAATTGGGTTAGATCCGCAATTTAGCGATCGCATTTTTACCATCTTTCAACGTCTACACACCAGAGATAAATATCCGGGTACAGGAATAGGCTTGGCTATTTGTAAGAAAATAATTGAATGTCATCGCGGACGAATCTGGGTAGAGTCACAACTCGGTCGGGGTGCGACCTTTTACTTTACAATTCCCATCAGCAGTTGTAATTATGAGCGTCAACATGGTAGAAACACACAAAATCATCTTTTTAGTGGAGGACAATAA
- a CDS encoding response regulator has protein sequence MSVNMVETHKIIFLVEDNKADVRLIQEALKTSLLPHQVITVRDGLEAMNYLHQAGEYANAPRPDLILLDLNLPKKDGREVLAEIKSDPQLKRIPVVILTTSKNQDDIFHSYDLHANCYITKPRNLSQLFQIIQSIERFWFSTVTLPLA, from the coding sequence ATGAGCGTCAACATGGTAGAAACACACAAAATCATCTTTTTAGTGGAGGACAATAAGGCTGATGTTCGTCTCATTCAAGAAGCATTAAAAACCAGTTTATTACCTCATCAAGTAATCACAGTTAGAGACGGTCTAGAAGCTATGAATTACCTCCATCAAGCAGGAGAATATGCTAACGCACCACGTCCTGATTTGATTTTATTAGACTTGAATTTACCCAAAAAAGATGGTAGGGAGGTATTAGCAGAAATTAAATCCGATCCTCAACTCAAACGCATTCCCGTCGTCATTTTAACAACCTCAAAAAATCAAGATGACATTTTCCATAGTTACGACTTACACGCTAACTGCTACATTACCAAACCTCGTAATTTGAGTCAGCTATTCCAAATCATCCAGAGTATTGAGAGATTTTGGTTTTCTACCGTGACCTTACCATTAGCATAA
- a CDS encoding ATP-binding response regulator, producing MITATSTIKILLIEDNLAEARLLQEFIKLTKSQNFSLVHVQKLQDGINQLNSEKYDVILLDLTLPDSQGLSSIPQLLQQNSSNPIIVLTNTNDEELAIEAVRQGAQDYLVKRHVNPDTLVRSVRYAIERKQFLEQLNQINQTLEIQVEEKTTELLKSQEINQLKSEFMAMLSHDIRNPLNTILLAAGLLEKYQKELTNNSQIDYVQLIRSAINNVSHLVDEASLIGKSDSGQLAYQPHILNLENLCSELVKQSELSAREKQLNLIFTSSEHCFEFLGDKTLLKHIISNLLNNAIKYSLPGGTVRFELIKQEKTVILKFQDQGIGMTEADQKQLFQPFHRGENVGIIPGSGLGLTIVQQCVIAHRGEIAVNSQVGVGSTLTVTLPITK from the coding sequence ATGATTACCGCAACTTCCACAATAAAAATCCTATTAATTGAAGATAACTTAGCAGAAGCCAGGTTATTGCAAGAGTTTATTAAACTCACAAAATCTCAAAATTTTAGTTTAGTTCACGTTCAAAAACTTCAAGACGGAATTAACCAATTAAATAGCGAAAAATACGACGTAATCTTGTTAGATTTGACCCTTCCTGACAGTCAAGGATTATCTTCCATCCCTCAGTTACTCCAGCAAAATTCTAGCAATCCCATCATAGTTCTGACTAACACTAATGATGAAGAACTAGCCATTGAAGCTGTCAGACAAGGAGCGCAAGATTATCTAGTTAAAAGACACGTAAATCCAGATACATTGGTGCGGTCTGTGCGATATGCGATAGAACGTAAACAATTTTTAGAACAATTAAATCAAATTAATCAAACATTAGAAATTCAAGTCGAAGAAAAAACTACAGAACTCTTAAAATCCCAAGAAATTAATCAGCTTAAATCTGAGTTTATGGCTATGCTTTCCCATGATATTCGCAATCCTTTAAACACCATTCTTCTCGCGGCTGGATTACTAGAAAAATATCAAAAAGAACTGACAAATAATTCCCAAATTGACTATGTACAACTCATCCGCTCTGCTATCAACAATGTATCACATTTAGTAGATGAAGCCTCACTAATTGGTAAATCTGATTCTGGTCAATTAGCATACCAGCCACACATACTCAACTTAGAAAACTTATGCTCTGAGTTAGTAAAACAATCCGAATTATCTGCCCGAGAAAAACAATTGAACTTAATTTTTACCAGTTCTGAACACTGTTTTGAATTCCTGGGAGATAAAACCCTCTTAAAGCATATTATCAGTAATTTACTCAATAATGCCATTAAATATTCACTTCCCGGAGGTACAGTCCGATTTGAATTAATCAAACAAGAAAAAACCGTAATTTTAAAATTTCAAGATCAGGGAATTGGGATGACAGAAGCAGACCAAAAACAACTATTTCAACCATTTCACCGGGGAGAAAATGTGGGCATAATTCCTGGTAGTGGTCTAGGACTAACAATCGTCCAACAGTGCGTTATAGCCCACAGAGGGGAAATAGCAGTTAATAGTCAAGTGGGAGTAGGTTCAACTTTGACAGTGACTTTACCGATAACAAAATAG